In Salinibacterium sp. dk2585, a single window of DNA contains:
- a CDS encoding SDR family oxidoreductase, producing the protein MSETASTQGGVPFHPKTAIVTGSDSGIGKATAVALATAGLDVGITWRSDEEGSEETARQVRELGGKAVVAHLDLTDVPGCGDVIDQLADELGGVDVFVNNAGTGASVGFVDMSYEQWREVVTTDLDAAFVCMQRAARRMVAAGKGGRIIAVTSVHEHMPRVGSSAYDAAKHGLGGLVKTAAIELGHLGITVNSVAPGEIATPMTGQEDENPRDVERPGVPLGRPGDAREVASVIAFLASEDSSYVTGASLLVDGGMAQMGAQAGSHIESNEWRSPDKQ; encoded by the coding sequence ATGAGTGAAACGGCCAGCACCCAGGGCGGGGTGCCATTCCACCCCAAGACCGCGATCGTCACCGGATCGGACTCGGGCATCGGCAAGGCGACCGCCGTCGCCCTCGCCACGGCGGGGCTCGATGTGGGCATCACGTGGCGCTCCGACGAGGAGGGCTCCGAGGAGACGGCGAGGCAGGTGCGGGAACTCGGCGGCAAGGCCGTCGTCGCCCACCTTGACCTCACCGACGTGCCCGGATGCGGCGACGTCATCGACCAACTCGCGGACGAACTTGGAGGGGTCGATGTCTTTGTGAACAACGCCGGCACGGGCGCGAGCGTCGGCTTCGTCGACATGAGCTACGAGCAGTGGCGCGAGGTCGTCACCACGGACCTCGACGCGGCATTCGTGTGTATGCAGCGCGCCGCCCGCCGCATGGTGGCCGCCGGCAAGGGCGGCCGCATCATCGCGGTGACGAGCGTGCACGAGCACATGCCGCGCGTCGGCTCGTCTGCCTACGACGCGGCCAAGCACGGGCTCGGCGGGCTCGTCAAGACGGCGGCGATCGAACTCGGCCACCTCGGCATCACCGTCAACTCGGTCGCGCCGGGAGAGATCGCGACGCCCATGACGGGGCAAGAAGACGAGAATCCCCGCGACGTGGAGCGGCCGGGCGTGCCGCTGGGGCGTCCGGGAGACGCGCGGGAGGTGGCATCCGTCATCGCGTTCCTCGCGTCGGAAGACTCCTCCTACGTCACGGGAGCGTCCCTGCTCGTCGACGGCGGCATGGCGCAGATGGGGGCCCAGGCAGGGTCCCACATCGAGAGCAACGAATGGCGGTCACCCGACAAGCAGTAG
- a CDS encoding PRC-barrel domain-containing protein has product MIENSAVGSIIGAPAVGPDGEKIGTVGQVFVEPHTSMPNWATVHTGLFGRHETFVPLDAATFDRESLHLPYNKDTIKDAPHVDTDGPLSPEAESELYRHYGITPDVPDASPVEPESDAAADHDSRDSHDTVVGDDVARDESAPPLGVPIAHTPANAHDRHPDPEAAAAGAEYAEESRRQQGEASDTDARLVDDASTPPRKDGPRHRA; this is encoded by the coding sequence ATGATCGAGAACAGCGCAGTCGGAAGCATCATCGGCGCCCCCGCGGTGGGGCCTGATGGGGAGAAGATCGGCACGGTCGGCCAGGTCTTCGTCGAACCGCACACGAGCATGCCGAACTGGGCGACCGTGCACACGGGCCTCTTTGGGCGGCACGAGACCTTCGTGCCGCTCGACGCTGCAACGTTTGATCGGGAATCGCTGCACCTGCCCTACAACAAGGACACGATCAAGGACGCGCCCCACGTCGACACCGACGGCCCGCTCAGCCCGGAGGCGGAGTCGGAGCTCTACCGCCACTACGGCATCACGCCCGATGTTCCGGATGCTTCGCCGGTCGAGCCAGAGTCGGATGCCGCGGCCGACCACGACTCGCGCGACTCGCACGACACCGTGGTGGGCGACGACGTCGCAAGGGACGAAAGCGCTCCGCCGCTCGGCGTGCCCATCGCCCACACCCCGGCCAACGCCCACGACCGCCACCCCGACCCGGAGGCGGCCGCAGCGGGAGCCGAGTATGCGGAGGAGTCGCGCCGGCAGCAGGGCGAGGCATCCGACACCGACGCTCGCCTCGTCGACGACGCCAGCACGCCCCCTCGTAAGGACGGCCCGCGCCACCGCGCCTGA
- a CDS encoding SRPBCC domain-containing protein, with the protein MAAKETYDIVVDWEYPVPRERVYHAWVDPETVTEWFAPPGFTITQCELESSVGGPWHIEYEDPNGRAYAERGERRKADAPGEVSFTLTQVDGTFVGPETLVEVVLQETGETTQMRFEQSGFPSPALRDITEEGWRECFAKLGEVLSR; encoded by the coding sequence ATGGCCGCGAAAGAGACCTACGACATCGTTGTCGACTGGGAATACCCCGTGCCGCGCGAGCGGGTCTACCACGCATGGGTCGACCCGGAGACAGTCACCGAGTGGTTCGCCCCGCCCGGCTTCACCATCACGCAGTGTGAGCTCGAATCATCCGTTGGCGGGCCGTGGCACATCGAGTACGAGGATCCGAACGGACGCGCCTACGCGGAGCGCGGCGAGCGGAGGAAGGCGGATGCGCCGGGCGAGGTCTCCTTCACCCTCACGCAGGTGGACGGCACCTTCGTCGGCCCCGAGACCCTCGTCGAGGTCGTGCTGCAGGAGACCGGGGAAACGACTCAGATGCGCTTCGAGCAGTCGGGTTTCCCCTCGCCGGCGCTTCGCGACATCACGGAAGAGGGATGGCGCGAGTGCTTCGCGAAGCTGGGCGAGGTGCTTTCGCGCTAG
- a CDS encoding DUF1761 domain-containing protein, which translates to MVPEINWLAVIVAAVATIAIGSVWYTPKVFGTMRAKDARVRPHENGWVPIVVGVITAFVTSWVLAGAAAIAHHFYGGSFLANSVITSIILWAGLAAARFITHDAFENRPRRLTLLTIAHELVTFLAIAFIIGLFGNSGDGAA; encoded by the coding sequence ATGGTCCCCGAAATCAACTGGCTTGCCGTCATCGTCGCGGCCGTCGCCACGATCGCGATCGGCTCGGTCTGGTACACGCCCAAGGTGTTCGGCACGATGCGGGCGAAGGATGCCCGTGTCCGACCGCACGAGAACGGCTGGGTCCCGATCGTCGTGGGCGTCATCACGGCCTTCGTGACCTCGTGGGTGCTCGCGGGCGCGGCCGCGATCGCGCACCACTTCTATGGCGGCAGCTTCCTGGCGAACTCGGTCATCACGTCGATCATCCTGTGGGCCGGCCTCGCAGCGGCGCGCTTCATCACGCATGACGCCTTCGAGAATCGCCCCCGCCGGCTCACCCTCCTCACGATCGCGCACGAGCTGGTGACGTTCCTTGCCATCGCGTTCATCATTGGCCTGTTCGGCAACAGCGGGGACGGTGCAGCGTGA
- a CDS encoding aldo/keto reductase, with protein sequence MSNPFSDTFPLALGGNTFGWTSDEETSHAVLDAFVASGGNHIDTADAYSAWVDGHVGGESEHVIGTWLAQRGNRDSVTIATKVSRHPQFKGLAPDNIAAAADASLERLGTDHIDLYYAHYDEPERPIEEIAAAFDALVTAGKVLAVGVSNVEPERIAAWIDTAQKNNLAAPIALQPHYNLLTREPYESSLAPLAAQHGLGVFTYFSLAAGMLTGKYRSASDIQGTDRERHLSRYTNDAAFRAIDALTDVAATHGVAPASVALAWLRSKPSVVAPIASARNVAQLEALIAGARLELTPEDVARLDAASA encoded by the coding sequence ATGAGCAATCCCTTCTCTGACACCTTTCCCCTCGCCCTCGGCGGCAACACCTTCGGCTGGACCAGCGACGAGGAGACCTCGCACGCCGTGCTTGACGCGTTCGTGGCATCCGGCGGCAACCACATCGACACGGCGGACGCATACTCCGCGTGGGTGGACGGCCACGTGGGCGGCGAATCGGAGCACGTCATCGGCACGTGGCTCGCCCAGCGCGGCAACCGCGACAGCGTGACGATCGCGACGAAGGTCTCACGGCATCCGCAGTTCAAGGGACTTGCCCCCGACAACATCGCGGCGGCCGCCGACGCTTCGCTCGAGCGCCTCGGCACCGACCACATCGACCTCTACTACGCCCACTACGACGAGCCGGAACGCCCCATCGAGGAGATCGCCGCCGCGTTCGACGCCCTCGTGACAGCCGGCAAGGTGCTCGCGGTCGGCGTCTCTAACGTCGAACCGGAGCGCATCGCCGCCTGGATCGACACCGCACAGAAGAACAATCTCGCCGCACCCATCGCGCTCCAGCCGCACTACAACCTGCTCACGCGCGAACCCTACGAGAGCAGCCTCGCGCCTCTTGCGGCACAGCACGGGCTCGGCGTCTTCACCTACTTCTCGCTCGCCGCCGGCATGCTGACGGGCAAGTACCGCTCAGCATCCGACATTCAGGGCACCGACCGCGAGCGGCACCTCTCGCGTTACACGAACGACGCCGCGTTCCGCGCGATCGATGCGCTGACGGATGTCGCGGCCACCCACGGCGTTGCGCCCGCGTCGGTCGCGCTCGCCTGGCTGCGGAGCAAGCCGAGCGTGGTCGCCCCCATCGCGAGCGCGCGCAACGTCGCCCAGCTGGAGGCCCTCATCGCGGGTGCCCGGCTCGAGCTCACGCCGGAGGACGTGGCGCGCCTCGACGCGGCCTCCGCGTAG